The following coding sequences lie in one Onychomys torridus chromosome X, mOncTor1.1, whole genome shotgun sequence genomic window:
- the LOC118573607 gene encoding S-phase kinase-associated protein 2-like isoform X2 — MNRKQLQKIPDQSSNFTTSFMWECDSSKTFELLSGMGVSALEKEEVDNENIPHELLLNLGYRQNPPRKWLKIKGRDKDFVIIRRPKLNRENFLGVSWNLLPDELLLGIFSCLCLPELLTVSGVCKRWYRLSLDESLWQSLDLTGKNLHPDVTVRLLSQGVIAFRCPRSFMEQPLGESFSSFRIQHMDLSNSVINVSNLHGILSGCSKLQNLSLEGLQLSDPIVNTLAQNENLVRLNLCGCSGFSGSAVATLLSSCCRLNELNLSWCSEFTKKHVKAAVAHLSATITQLNLSGYRKNFQKTDLCTLIKRCPNLVHLDLSDSILIKNDCFPEFFHLKYLQHLSLSRCYDIIPETLLELGGIRLWVDSGLQLPRTCSSCSSLLRSSWELFCQHFAVVCIFVCNFYFYRFILK, encoded by the exons ATGAACAGGAAGCAGCTTCAGAAGATTCCGGACCAAAGTAGCAACTTCACCACCAGCTTCATGTGGGAATGTGATTCCAGCAAGACTTTTGAACTACTATCAGGTATGGGTGTCTCTGccttggagaaggaggaggtggacaATGAGAACATTCCACATGAACTGCTCTTAAACCTTGGCTACCGCCAGAACCCTCCCAGGAAATGGCTAAAGATCAAGGGCCGCGACAAAGACTTTGTTATCATCCGTAGGCCTAAGCTCAATCGAGAGAACTTTCTAGgtgtttcctggaacttgcttccaGATGAGCTGCTCCTTGGAATCttttcctgcctgtgcctccctgaGCTGCTGACAGTCTCTGGAGTCTGCAAGAGGTGGTACCGCCTCTCACTCGATGAGTCCCTCTGGCAGTCCCTCGACCTCACAGGTAAAAATCTGCACCCCGATGTGACTGTCCGTTTGCTTTCTCAAGGGGTGATTGCCTTCCGCTGCCCACGATCGTTTATGGAGCAACCACTGGGTGAAAGTTTCAGCTCTTTTCGAATACAGCACATGGACCTGTCGAACTCAGTTATAAATGTGTCAAACCTCCATGGGATTCTGTCTGGGTGCTCCAAGCTGCAAAATCTAAGCCTGGAAGGCCTACAGCTTTCAGATCCCATTGTCAACACTCTCGCACAGAATGAAAACCTGGTGCGACTAAACCTTTGTGGGTGCTCTGGATTTTCTGGATCCGCTGTGGCGACCCTGCTAAGCAGCTGTTGCAGACTGAATGAACTGAACCTCTCCTGGTGCTCTGAGTTCACTAAAAAGCATGTGAAAGCGGCTGTGGCACATTTATCAGCGACCATCACCCAGCTCAACCTCAGTGGCTACCGAAAGAACTTCCAGAAAACAGATCTTTGTACCTTAATTAAACGGTGCCCCAACCTTGTCCACCTTGACTTAAGTGACAGTATCTTGATAAAAAATGACTGCTTTCCAGAATTTTTTCACCTCAAATACCTCCAACACCTCTCACTCAGCCGGTGCTATGATATAATACCTGAAACTCTACTTGAACTTGGAGGAATTC GGCTCTGGGTGGACTCTGGCCTCCAGCTGCCCCGGACATGCAGTTCCTGTTCTTCTTTACTCAGGTCCAGCTGGGAGCTATTTTGCCAACATTTCGCAGTAGTCTGTATTTTTGTATGCAATTTCTACTTTTAtagattcattttaaaataa
- the LOC118573607 gene encoding S-phase kinase-associated protein 2-like isoform X1 has product MNRKQLQKIPDQSSNFTTSFMWECDSSKTFELLSGMGVSALEKEEVDNENIPHELLLNLGYRQNPPRKWLKIKGRDKDFVIIRRPKLNRENFLGVSWNLLPDELLLGIFSCLCLPELLTVSGVCKRWYRLSLDESLWQSLDLTGKNLHPDVTVRLLSQGVIAFRCPRSFMEQPLGESFSSFRIQHMDLSNSVINVSNLHGILSGCSKLQNLSLEGLQLSDPIVNTLAQNENLVRLNLCGCSGFSGSAVATLLSSCCRLNELNLSWCSEFTKKHVKAAVAHLSATITQLNLSGYRKNFQKTDLCTLIKRCPNLVHLDLSDSILIKNDCFPEFFHLKYLQHLSLSRCYDIIPETLLELGGIPTLKTLQVFGIMPDGTLQLLRESLPHVQINCAYFTTIARPTMDSKKNPEIWGIKCRLTLQKPSCV; this is encoded by the coding sequence ATGAACAGGAAGCAGCTTCAGAAGATTCCGGACCAAAGTAGCAACTTCACCACCAGCTTCATGTGGGAATGTGATTCCAGCAAGACTTTTGAACTACTATCAGGTATGGGTGTCTCTGccttggagaaggaggaggtggacaATGAGAACATTCCACATGAACTGCTCTTAAACCTTGGCTACCGCCAGAACCCTCCCAGGAAATGGCTAAAGATCAAGGGCCGCGACAAAGACTTTGTTATCATCCGTAGGCCTAAGCTCAATCGAGAGAACTTTCTAGgtgtttcctggaacttgcttccaGATGAGCTGCTCCTTGGAATCttttcctgcctgtgcctccctgaGCTGCTGACAGTCTCTGGAGTCTGCAAGAGGTGGTACCGCCTCTCACTCGATGAGTCCCTCTGGCAGTCCCTCGACCTCACAGGTAAAAATCTGCACCCCGATGTGACTGTCCGTTTGCTTTCTCAAGGGGTGATTGCCTTCCGCTGCCCACGATCGTTTATGGAGCAACCACTGGGTGAAAGTTTCAGCTCTTTTCGAATACAGCACATGGACCTGTCGAACTCAGTTATAAATGTGTCAAACCTCCATGGGATTCTGTCTGGGTGCTCCAAGCTGCAAAATCTAAGCCTGGAAGGCCTACAGCTTTCAGATCCCATTGTCAACACTCTCGCACAGAATGAAAACCTGGTGCGACTAAACCTTTGTGGGTGCTCTGGATTTTCTGGATCCGCTGTGGCGACCCTGCTAAGCAGCTGTTGCAGACTGAATGAACTGAACCTCTCCTGGTGCTCTGAGTTCACTAAAAAGCATGTGAAAGCGGCTGTGGCACATTTATCAGCGACCATCACCCAGCTCAACCTCAGTGGCTACCGAAAGAACTTCCAGAAAACAGATCTTTGTACCTTAATTAAACGGTGCCCCAACCTTGTCCACCTTGACTTAAGTGACAGTATCTTGATAAAAAATGACTGCTTTCCAGAATTTTTTCACCTCAAATACCTCCAACACCTCTCACTCAGCCGGTGCTATGATATAATACCTGAAACTCTACTTGAACTTGGAGGAATTCCCACACTAAAAACATTACAAGTTTTTGGAATCATGCCAGATGGTACCCTTCAGCTGCTGAGAGAATCCCTTCCTCATGTGCAGATTAATTGTGCCTATTTCACCACCATTGCGAGGCCAACTATGGACAGCAAAAAGAACCCAGAGATTTGGGGTATCAAGTGCCGACTGACTCTGCAAAAGCCCAGTTGTgtataa
- the LOC118573607 gene encoding S-phase kinase-associated protein 2-like isoform X3 has translation MEQPLGESFSTLAQNENLVRLNLCGCSGFSGSAVATLLSSCCRLNELNLSWCSEFTKKHVKAAVAHLSATITQLNLSGYRKNFQKTDLCTLIKRCPNLVHLDLSDSILIKNDCFPEFFHLKYLQHLSLSRCYDIIPETLLELGGIPTLKTLQVFGIMPDGTLQLLRESLPHVQINCAYFTTIARPTMDSKKNPEIWGIKCRLTLQKPSCV, from the exons ATGGAGCAACCACTGGGTGAAAGTTTCAG CACTCTCGCACAGAATGAAAACCTGGTGCGACTAAACCTTTGTGGGTGCTCTGGATTTTCTGGATCCGCTGTGGCGACCCTGCTAAGCAGCTGTTGCAGACTGAATGAACTGAACCTCTCCTGGTGCTCTGAGTTCACTAAAAAGCATGTGAAAGCGGCTGTGGCACATTTATCAGCGACCATCACCCAGCTCAACCTCAGTGGCTACCGAAAGAACTTCCAGAAAACAGATCTTTGTACCTTAATTAAACGGTGCCCCAACCTTGTCCACCTTGACTTAAGTGACAGTATCTTGATAAAAAATGACTGCTTTCCAGAATTTTTTCACCTCAAATACCTCCAACACCTCTCACTCAGCCGGTGCTATGATATAATACCTGAAACTCTACTTGAACTTGGAGGAATTCCCACACTAAAAACATTACAAGTTTTTGGAATCATGCCAGATGGTACCCTTCAGCTGCTGAGAGAATCCCTTCCTCATGTGCAGATTAATTGTGCCTATTTCACCACCATTGCGAGGCCAACTATGGACAGCAAAAAGAACCCAGAGATTTGGGGTATCAAGTGCCGACTGACTCTGCAAAAGCCCAGTTGTgtataa